The following proteins are co-located in the Candidatus Korarchaeota archaeon NZ13-K genome:
- a CDS encoding branched-chain amino acid ABC transporter permease — MYFQLHRRRRGDFTSLINFFPLLRIRIGKVTGGSPLIELGAYTQLLVSYTILGGVYGLTALGLSLIWGVMKAVNWAHGDFLMLGMYVAFWTVTLLGIDPYIAAIVSFILLGLLGMMTHIIAIEPVVEKPGGHEATLLTTLGISVILESLALILWSPSPRSYYNSYKNTFLEVLGVRTSVAEAIAFMISIISIVAVDQFLRRVRIGKAIRAVSQNPIGARVVGIDVPRIRLMTFGLGVALAGMAGVLVSTFYPNIRPLAGSVWDIASYVVVIFAGLGTIYGVIFAGILIGILEGLGTIIFSNAFRQILVYAVFLMILLLRPQGLFGKALRRV; from the coding sequence CTGTATTTCCAGCTCCATCGTAGGAGAAGAGGTGACTTCACATCACTCATCAATTTTTTCCCTCTCCTTCGCATTCGCATCGGGAAAGTGACGGGGGGATCACCCTTGATCGAGTTGGGCGCTTACACTCAATTGCTGGTATCCTACACGATTCTAGGAGGGGTTTACGGGCTCACCGCCCTAGGCCTCTCCCTGATATGGGGGGTCATGAAGGCCGTCAACTGGGCGCACGGCGATTTCCTCATGCTGGGAATGTACGTCGCCTTCTGGACAGTGACCTTATTGGGCATAGACCCATACATAGCGGCGATAGTATCGTTCATCTTGCTGGGCCTGCTCGGTATGATGACTCATATCATCGCCATAGAGCCCGTTGTGGAGAAGCCAGGGGGACATGAGGCCACCCTGCTGACTACCCTCGGCATATCCGTCATTCTGGAGAGTCTCGCCTTGATTCTCTGGTCCCCGAGCCCCAGGTCTTATTACAACTCCTACAAGAACACTTTCTTGGAGGTCCTCGGGGTGAGGACCAGCGTTGCCGAGGCAATAGCCTTCATGATTTCCATAATCTCGATAGTCGCGGTGGACCAGTTCCTCAGGAGGGTTAGGATAGGGAAGGCCATAAGGGCGGTGTCTCAAAACCCGATCGGAGCGAGAGTCGTGGGTATAGATGTCCCGAGGATCAGGCTCATGACGTTCGGACTGGGGGTGGCCCTGGCAGGCATGGCCGGCGTCTTGGTCTCCACTTTCTATCCGAACATAAGACCCCTCGCCGGCTCCGTTTGGGACATAGCCTCGTACGTGGTCGTGATCTTCGCCGGGCTGGGCACCATCTATGGAGTGATCTTCGCTGGTATATTGATAGGCATCTTAGAGGGATTGGGCACGATAATCTTCTCCAACGCCTTCAGGCAGATCTTAGTTTACGCCGTCTTCTTGATGATTCTCCTCCTGAGGCCACAGGGTCTCTTCGGTAAGGCCCTGAGGAGGGTCTGA